Part of the Aquimarina sp. MAR_2010_214 genome is shown below.
GTATATGCATGGTCGTTTTTTGATGGAGTATCCTTGCATCCAAAAATAAATAGTAATGAAGTGAAAAAGGTAAATTTTAGAATTCTAGAAGTATTTAGCATTTCGTTACAAAAAGGTATATTTAGACCAAAATACAATAATTTGTAAAATATCTTCAAGTATGATGCTTTAGAGATTTGTTTATGATAAGAAATGTATAGTGTAATCTGTCATTTTATAAAATAATTCAGGTTGTTTGTCTTTAAAAATATGCTGTTTGGAGGATAAGTTTATAATCAAAAAAAATGTTCCTTATTTTCAAAAATCACAAAAAAGGAAGGACTAATTTTTAAAAATATTATGCGGAATATATTTTACTTCATAGCGCTAATTTTGCTGTTTTCTGGGTGCTCAAAACATCAGAAAGAAGATAATGTCGTTGTAGAAAAGAAACCGGTTGCAACACTATTTGAAAAAGTTTCAGAAACTCATAGTACTATTAGTTTTAAGAATAAGGTTGAAGAAACATTATATTTTAATTTTCTTAATTATTCATATATCTATAATGGAGGGGGAGTTGCTGTAGGAGATATTAATAATGATGGATTAGAAGATATATATTTTAGCTCTAATCAAGGAACTAATAAACTCTATCTTAATAAAGGAGGTTTTGTTTTTGATGATATTACAAAAAATGCTGGAGTTACAGATGATCAAGGATGGTCTACTGGTGTTTCTATGATAGATATTAACGCAGATGGATGGTTAGATATTTATGTATGTAAGTCGGGTGCACTAAGGGATGAGAATAAAAGAAAGAATAAATTATATATCAACCAAAAAAACGGAAAATTTATAGAACAAGCAGATCAATATGGTTTGGCTTCCAGTGCTTTTTCAACTCAGGCTTACTATTTAGATTTTGATAAAGATGGGGATTTAGATGTATACCTATTAAATCATAGGCCAGATTTTAATAATAATGTGAATATAGACCCAAGAATTCAGTTTAATTACCTTCCCGAAAGTAGTGACCAGCTTTTTGAAAATAAGAAAGGAAAGTTTATCGATATTACTCAAAAATCTGGACTATTAAATAAAGCCTGGGGACTTAGTGCATCTATTGGTGATTTTAATGAAGACGATTGGCCCGATGTTTATGTAGCTAATGATTTTTTAGAATCTGATTTTCTATATATCAATAATCACGATGGCACATTTACCAATACCATCCTTAACACTTTTGATCATATCACTGCAAATAGCATGGGGTCTGATTTTGTAGATATAAATAATGATCTAAAACCCGATCTGGTAGTTTTAGATATGGTATCAGACGATCACAAACGAAGCAAAGAAAATATGGCATCGATGAGTACCGAAAATTTCAACGAGTTGGTTGAAGCAGGGTATCATCATCAATACATGTCTAATGCGTTACAACTAAACCTGGGGAACGGTGTGTATAGCGAAATAGGGCAGTTATCTGGGATTTCAAAAACAGATTGGAGCTGGGCTCCTGTATTGGCAGATTTTGACAATGATGGATTTAACGACCTTTTTGTGACTAATGGTATTCTTCATGACCTTTCTAATCAGGATTTTAGAAACAAAATGAAAACCAATATTCGTAATCGAAAAAAAGTAACATTGGATGAAGCAATTGGTATGATGCCTTCTACTAAATTAAGTAACAAAATGTTTCTTAATAAAGGAAACCTAACATTTTCACCAGTTACCGAAGAATGGGGATTACAAGAAAAAGTGAATTCTAATGGAGTTGCCTATGCTGATCTTGATAATGATGGAGACCTTGATCTTATCCTCAATAATCAGATGGAAACTGCCAGTATCTATAAAAATAATCAAGAAAATAATTATATATCGATTACACTTTCTGGTAATGATAAGAACCCAAAAGGTATTGGTGCAAAAGTTAGTATCTATACCAAAAACCAGCAACAGTTAAAAGAAAATTACCCAGTGAGAGGGTTTCAATCTTCTGTAAGTCAACGATTACATTTTGGGTTGGGGGATGTAACCACAATAGATAGTATACAGGTACAATGGCCGGAAGGGAGATACGCTATCCTTAAAGGTGTAAAAAGTAATCAATTGCTTACAATTCATAAAAAAGAAGCGGAGCTAGCTACAAAGAGACCTAAAAAACAACAAATAAATACACCTGCTGTGATTAATGCTTCTCAATTTGGGATTCATTATAAAAATACAGAACGTAGTTTTGATGATTACAAACTACAGTTATTATTACCGCAAAAACAAAGTGAAAAAGGGAGAGCTCTTATTATTGATGATGTAAATAACGATGGAAAAGATGATTTCTTTGTAGGAAATGCCAAAGGAGCACCTGCAGCTATCTATATCCAAAAAGAAGATGGAACATTTAGAGCTTCTAGCACTTCAGTTTTTCAGAATGATAAAGAATTTGAAGATAATCAGGCATTGTTTTTTGATATAGATAATGATGGAGATCAGGATTTGTATGTCGCAAGCGGAAGTTATGAGGATCAGGAAAATAGTAATTGGCTTATAGATAGAGTCTATACAAACGATGGGAAAGGTAATTTTACCAGGGATACTACATTTCCTAAGGTCAAATCGATATCTTCTGCCATAGCTGCATCTGATATCGATAATGATGGAGATCTCGATCTTTTTATTGGTGGAGGAGTAGTCCCAGGTAAATATCCTATGTCATCACCTTCATATGTTTTAAGAAATGATCAAGGAAATTTTGTGAATGCAACCCATCAAATGGGTAAAGGATTAGAACAAATACACATGGCGAATGGTGCAATTTTTTCAGACTATGATAAGGATGGAGACGAAGACCTTTTAGTGATAGGAGAGTGGATGCCCATTACCATTTTTGACAATGATAAAGGAGTATTGGTTAAGAAAGATATAGATGCATTACAAAATACCTCAGGTTGGTATTTTACGATACAATCTACCGATATTGATAGTGATGGGGATACAGATTATTTGATAGGAAACATGGGACAGAATACTAAGTTTCACCCTACAAAAGACAAACCACTACATATTTATGCCAAAGATTTTGATCAAAATAGAAAAGTAGATATCATTCTAAGCAAAGAATCCAAAACAGGAATGTTACTACCAGTGAGAGGAAAACAGTGCTCTTCTGAGCAATTGCCTATGCTTAACAATAAATTTAAAACCTATAAGGAGTTTGCAAATGCATCGCTTTCTGATATTTATGGAGATCAGGATTTGAGAGAAGCAACTCATTATACGGCTACCAATTTTAATACTGTTATCATGCTCAATAATGGGAAAGGCGATTTTAGTATAACATCATTACCTGTACAAGCTCAGTTTGGACCTACCACAGACTTTATTGTCGAAGACTTTAATAATGATGGAGTAGAGGATGTTTTTGGAGTAGGTTCACTATATGAAGCCGAAGTAGAAACCATACGCTATGATGCCAACAAAGGATATTTTCTTTACGGAAATAAGGAAAACAATCAAAAATTTTCTATAAAATTACCTGCATTACAAGGACTACAGATAAAAGCAGCAGAACGTATAATGATCGGTGATAAAAAATATATCCTTCTACTATGTAAAAATGAGGAATTAAAATTATTACCTATAGATTTTTAAACTCTGATTTGATATCATACGCTTCATTATAGCTTCAAGTTTTAAACATAAAGATGGATTGCCTTAGTTATTTAGATAAGAGATATATTTGCCAGAGTAAGTATACCTAAGAAATGATTTAGTAAAATAGCTTAAAAATGGCGAGAACACGTATTGGTACTAGAGCTGATATAACAGGAATTCTTTCACTTCAGGAAAAGAATCTATTTAGTAATTTGACCGAAAAAGAACGGGAAACAGGTTTTGTAACCACTCCATTCACTACTAATCAAATCAGAGAGATTATAAAACAAAACGGAATTTTTATAGCAGAAAATGATGATAATGGGATTGTGGCTTATGCTTTTGCAGGAAATTGGAAATATTTTGAGCAATGGGAGATTTTTAATGTTATGATATCTCGTTTTCCAAAATTATCATTTGAAGGGCACCCAATTTCAACAGAAAATAGTTTTCAATACGGGCCGGTTTGTATTGATAGAGGTTATCGTGGGAAAGGATTATTAAATTTGATTTTTGAAGAAATGAGACTTGAATTTGTAAAGAAATATCCAATTAGCATGACCTTTATAAATAAGGTGAATATTATTTCTGAAAAAGCACATACTAAGAAATTAGGGTGGAAAATAATAGACGAATTCGAGTTTAATAACAATAGTTATATCGGACTCGCTTTTGATATGAAAAAATCGGTGTTGTAAACTTATAATAGAAGACATGGATCCAATTGATAAATTAATACAGCATTTTAGAGAAAGTATTGTTCTCACAGATCACGATGTCCACTGCATTAGTGAATGTTTTCATGTGGTAACTTTAAAAAAGAAAGAAGTTCTGTTGTATACAGGAGAGGTTTCTTTACATATGAGATTTATAGTAGAAGGAGCTCTCAGAAGTTATTATATGGATGAAGAAGCCCGAGAACACATCATCCAATTCGGAATAGAAGGCTGGTGGGTTAATGATTTATATAGTTACCTTACGAGAACTCCGGCCAAACAGTTTATCCAGGCATTAGAACATAGTGTAGTACTTCAAATTCATAGGGATGGATTAAACCAATTATATGACCAAGTACCAGCAATAGAACGTTTTTTTAGGCTTAAATTTGAAAAAGCATATGTTGCCTTACAAGATCGCACGCTCAACACCTTAAGTAAAACAGCAGAAGAACGATATTTTGAGTTTCGTTCAAAATATAGAGATATCGAACAGCGTGTACCACAATATATGATCGCTTCATATTTAGGAATGACTCCCGAATTCTTAAGTACATTAAGAAAAAAAACTACACTGTAATCGGTTCTTAATATACCTTAAGATTTTTAATGTCAAATAGTGGTTAGTTTGTACCAAATAATTTTAAAAACGGTACAAATGAAAAAAATCCTTGCATTTTCGGGAAGTAATAGTCCCAAATCGATCAATCAACAATTGTTGATTGCTGCAGTCAATAAAGTCCATAAGCATAATGATGTAAAACTCATACAATTATCAGATTATATAGTTCCTATATATAGTCCGATCATTGAAGAGAAGGGTATTCCAAAACCAATAAAAGAACTTTTTCAGCTTTTTACAGAAGCAGAAGGGTTTATGATTGCTTCGCCAGAGCATAACGGACTTCCTTCATCTTTTTTCAAAAACATAATAGATTGGCTTTCAAGAATCGATCAACGATTTTTTGGAGATAAACCAGTAGTGTTAATGAGTACTTCTCCCGGAGTAACAGGAGGAGCATCACATCTTCAGATTTTAGAAAAACTCTTACCAATATGGGGCGGAAAGATATCTGGTATATATTCTTTAGGAGATTTTAATAACAAGTTTGATATAAGCAATTCATCAATTCTAGATCCATCAGAGAACGCAAAACTAGACAAGAACGTTAAAACACTAATACAATAAATACATAATCACTCTTAAAAAAAAATAAAAACATGAAAAATACAGAAAACAGTAGCACAGTAGTACATGATTATTTTAATGCCTTTCAAAATGGCAATATGGATAAAGTCTTAGATTTGTTTCATGAAAACTGCCTGATCGTAAGTGTACGTGACCAGGAACGTAAAAAAGAGCAGCTTCATGGTACATATAGAACCAAAGAAGAAGCAAAACAGTTTATTACCAACATCGTTAATTTATTTACGACCAAAGAATTTAATGTAGAAAGAGTAATCTCTGAAGGAAATGTCGTTTTTGCAAATGGAAAATTTTCACACGAAGTAAAAGCAACTGGTAAATTATTTATAAGTGATTGGGTCCAGTTATGCATAATTGAAAACGGAAAAATTAAAGAATATAGATTTTATGAAGATTCGGCAGCTTTTGTAAAAACTTCACAAAACTAAACTTTATGAAGGAGACCATAATAAATCACCTTTTCGAGTTTTGGGAATATATAGGAGCCCAAGGAAACTTTTTAAATAGAGGTGATGGGTATACCTATACAAATCCCGAAAAAAACTCCTGGCCCAATAAAATTTTTGGGATAGATCCAAAGATAGTAAATCTGGAACAACTTCATACAAAAATGAAGAATGGGACTCTACCAAAATCATTAGGAGTAGCCGAAAATGAAAATATAGAAAAACGATTACTACAGCACAATTTTGAGCAGCAATCAGTGGTAAAAGCAATGTTTTTAGAGACTTCTAAAAATACAGCACCCTTAGATGATTTTGCTACGATAGAATTAGTTGATAATGATCAAAAGGCAAAAGTATTTGCAAGAGTTTCATCAAAATCATTTGGATATCAAATACTACCAGAAACTATAATTTCATTAGTTAGGCACCAAAAAAAAATACGTCTTTTTTTGGGTAAACATAATAGTGAATATGTAAGTTGCGGAATTATATATCATGATAAAAATGGATGTTCTGGGATACATATGATAGGAACACTACCAGAGTATAGAGGAATGGGGTTAGGTAAAATTATGACCAACAAACTGTTGTTTGAAGCGTACAGAAACCTAAGTGATATTGTTGTTTTGGTAGCATCTAAATCTGGTGAGAGAATTTATTCTAAAATTGGATTTATAACTGATGGAACACTAAAAAGTTATACTGTTAATAACTAGATGTAGCCTCATTTTGCTGTACTATACCTAGTTTTTCACCCTTAAATTGTGATAATCTTTGACATGCCAGATACTGAAATAATACTAAAAACAAGATTTATCAAGAAGAAGAGGTCAGTCATATTATGACATTGAAAAGCTAAACATAGCTGATAAGTTCATCTTTTTTTAATATATTAATACTCTATTAATAATTAAAACTAACAATATGGAAATAATCGTAACAATTGTTATTGGAGCAGTAGCGGGTTGGCTAGGAGGTACCATTTATAAGGGTGGTGGCTTAGGTCTCATTGGTAATATTATCGTTGGAATCGTAGGTAGTTATGTAGGATCCTGGCTTTTAGGGAAATTTGGGATTCATCTGGGTACTGGTTGGATCGGTGCAATACTTACAGGAGCTATAGGAGCGATAATCATCCTGTTCTTGATCAATTTAATAGTTAAGAAACGATAATCAATATGCTTACCTATTTTGATTATATAGTTGTATAATCGATAAAAGGGTAAGATAACTTAGATACTAATAATACTATAAAAGCTACCTATTTGGTAGCTTTTTGCATTTTGTATAGGTAAGAAGTTTAGATTTTGTAGGTAATAATATACATAAGATATACCAAATGCTTTTCGGTAAATTAAATCATTATAGTATTTTAGATGAAAATAGCAGTGTAATAAACGTTTATTATACATTTACAAACGATTGTAATTGATCAATTGTTATTATAACATTGTTACCACACATTTGAGAAAAACGAAATGAATAGAATAATAACGATACTGATTTTAGCAATTTGTTTGACAAGTTGCTCTGACAATAAAATTGAAAAGAAAGGATTTCAAGTAAGCGAAATTTCAGAAGATGAAAACGGACAAAAGATTGTCGGGCTGAATATTGACTCTCTAAAACTTGAGACACGACCAAGAAATGTACTGCTGACAAATAATCCTGAACACAGAATTTCACCAATTTACAAAGTCAATTATAACAAGAAAAACGAATCTTACACAGGCTCAAACTCTTATCACACGAATTGGAACAGCGATTACGAAGACGGAAACAATTGGAATAACAATTTTATGCCTGGATTTGAGGCTGTTTATGGATATAATTTTGTAAATATTTCTCACTATAATAACCAAACGAAAGAGGAAAACAAACTATTTGAAAAACCAGTACTAATCAAAACACTTTACTATCCTGCTTTCACAAAAGACACTCTGAATTTTGAATCTGTAAATCGAAAATATTATATGGTTTCTGTTTATGACGAAGATTCTAATAAAGATGGTTTTATAAATGTAAAAGATTTGAGAAAATTCTATCATTTTGATATTGAAGGAAAAAACAAACGGAATTTAATTCCTGCAAATTATTCCGTAATGAGTTCGGAATATGATTCAGCAAATGATTTTATGTATGTATTTGCAAAATCTGACAAAAACCAAAACGGACAAATGGAACAGAATGAACCGACAGATATATTTTGGATTGATTTAAAGAATCCAGAAAATGTCGGAATTCAATATAAAACGAAATAAAAACGTGTGGTAACAACGTATAAAATTAATTGCTTGGTACGAGCCTACTTACGAAAACCCTCGCGGATTTTCTATTCGGTTTGTATTTGCTAAATTCGTTGCTAAACCACGCAACTAATCTTATACAAGACCGTTAGCAAACATAAAGAATCAGTGAGCAAAATATTTATTCTGAATATATTATTGTGTTTTTCATATCTGAACGGAATCGCTCAGATAAATAAAAGTGAGTTGTTCGGTTTATGGACAAAAACTAAAATTGACATGAAAGATGGAAGTCAGTTTGTTTCTTATTATCCTTCTGACAAAAGATATATAGAATTTGATTTTAGAGAAAATCAGTATCTCTTTAACATCTATCCAGCGATACAAGGAAAGGAAGCTAATTATAGCTATGTTTTAAACGGTAATAGAATAATTGTTTCCCAAAATTTTGAATACGTAATCGAAAAGCTTGATCAGGAATTACTTATCATTGTTGAACGAATGGAGGGTCTCTCTGATGACAAGCTAAAAAGATACTATCTTACTAGAAAAAGTACTTTAAGAAATCAATTTGAAAAAAAACAAAATGATTCAACTTTGAATGCCACTCAGTTTTACACTCCAAAATATAAAGGAAACCTAACCCTGGATTTAAATAAAAAGTTAAAAAAACAATTAGGTATTGTATTAGCATCAGGAACCTTAACTCTCCAAGTTAAAACCAAAACTTCCATAACAACAGTTTCAAACAGTGAAAGCACAAATGATAAATTAACAAATTCTATTATTAAAACTTTAGAAAAATCTTTTAAAAAATGGGACTTAAAAGGCTTCGAAGATTATAAAGAAATAATTATTCCATTTATAATTTCTGTTAAGAATAAAGGTAGGTCAAGAATATGTAAGATTAAGCTTTTTTCTCAATCAATTGATGATCTTAATGCAGATTATGGAAAACCTTATGAGAATATGACTGAAAGCGGAAAATATTTCGATCTTGGAATTAAATCATACTCCGAAAGTTCATATGAAAAAGCAATAAAATACTTTTCTAAAAGTATTGAATGGGATCACTCCTTTATTGATGCTTTATACAATAGAGCCGCTTCATATTATGCAAATAATCAACAAAACTTAGCTTGCAAGGATTGGCAAAGATTGACACAACTAGGACAAGTAAAGGGTAAAGAACTCATGGATAAGCACTGTAAATAACAAACATTTTGAAAAAAAACATCTTCATAAAGGCTTTAGAGATTGGGTATAATAATCCTAAAGGAATCTCATACAATAAAACTAAAGAGAATTTGAATTATAAATTTGATTCTGACTTAGAAGAATTCAATTTTAAGTTATGGTTCTATCATAATTTCTTCAATGATAAAACAGAACCAAAAATTATTTCTCACAAAAATTCTTCAAATCCTGGTTATCAAATAACATTTTCCTCAAGACATCAATTAGAGCCATTTGACAATGATCTCTCTTTTCTTAAAGGAGAAGCTTTAAATAAATATATTGACTTTTTAGAGCTTGAAAGAACAAGAAAATCATCAAGAAAGGCTTCTTGGTTTTCCTTAATAGCAATAATTTTTGCAGCTATTGGAATTATAGTTCCTCAATATTGTAATAATAAAACATCTGATCAAACCAATAACAATATTGATCCAAAACAAACTAAATTTGAAAAAATCCTAGGAAAAGAAAATAGTGAAACTTTAGATTATCTAGTTTCAAATTTCGAAAATGACTTTTTAAAAAATCTATACCCAAATCTTGAACTTGAGCAAGCTTATA
Proteins encoded:
- a CDS encoding VCBS repeat-containing protein, yielding MRNIFYFIALILLFSGCSKHQKEDNVVVEKKPVATLFEKVSETHSTISFKNKVEETLYFNFLNYSYIYNGGGVAVGDINNDGLEDIYFSSNQGTNKLYLNKGGFVFDDITKNAGVTDDQGWSTGVSMIDINADGWLDIYVCKSGALRDENKRKNKLYINQKNGKFIEQADQYGLASSAFSTQAYYLDFDKDGDLDVYLLNHRPDFNNNVNIDPRIQFNYLPESSDQLFENKKGKFIDITQKSGLLNKAWGLSASIGDFNEDDWPDVYVANDFLESDFLYINNHDGTFTNTILNTFDHITANSMGSDFVDINNDLKPDLVVLDMVSDDHKRSKENMASMSTENFNELVEAGYHHQYMSNALQLNLGNGVYSEIGQLSGISKTDWSWAPVLADFDNDGFNDLFVTNGILHDLSNQDFRNKMKTNIRNRKKVTLDEAIGMMPSTKLSNKMFLNKGNLTFSPVTEEWGLQEKVNSNGVAYADLDNDGDLDLILNNQMETASIYKNNQENNYISITLSGNDKNPKGIGAKVSIYTKNQQQLKENYPVRGFQSSVSQRLHFGLGDVTTIDSIQVQWPEGRYAILKGVKSNQLLTIHKKEAELATKRPKKQQINTPAVINASQFGIHYKNTERSFDDYKLQLLLPQKQSEKGRALIIDDVNNDGKDDFFVGNAKGAPAAIYIQKEDGTFRASSTSVFQNDKEFEDNQALFFDIDNDGDQDLYVASGSYEDQENSNWLIDRVYTNDGKGNFTRDTTFPKVKSISSAIAASDIDNDGDLDLFIGGGVVPGKYPMSSPSYVLRNDQGNFVNATHQMGKGLEQIHMANGAIFSDYDKDGDEDLLVIGEWMPITIFDNDKGVLVKKDIDALQNTSGWYFTIQSTDIDSDGDTDYLIGNMGQNTKFHPTKDKPLHIYAKDFDQNRKVDIILSKESKTGMLLPVRGKQCSSEQLPMLNNKFKTYKEFANASLSDIYGDQDLREATHYTATNFNTVIMLNNGKGDFSITSLPVQAQFGPTTDFIVEDFNNDGVEDVFGVGSLYEAEVETIRYDANKGYFLYGNKENNQKFSIKLPALQGLQIKAAERIMIGDKKYILLLCKNEELKLLPIDF
- a CDS encoding NADPH-dependent FMN reductase, giving the protein MKKILAFSGSNSPKSINQQLLIAAVNKVHKHNDVKLIQLSDYIVPIYSPIIEEKGIPKPIKELFQLFTEAEGFMIASPEHNGLPSSFFKNIIDWLSRIDQRFFGDKPVVLMSTSPGVTGGASHLQILEKLLPIWGGKISGIYSLGDFNNKFDISNSSILDPSENAKLDKNVKTLIQ
- a CDS encoding nuclear transport factor 2 family protein, translating into MKNTENSSTVVHDYFNAFQNGNMDKVLDLFHENCLIVSVRDQERKKEQLHGTYRTKEEAKQFITNIVNLFTTKEFNVERVISEGNVVFANGKFSHEVKATGKLFISDWVQLCIIENGKIKEYRFYEDSAAFVKTSQN
- a CDS encoding GlsB/YeaQ/YmgE family stress response membrane protein → MEIIVTIVIGAVAGWLGGTIYKGGGLGLIGNIIVGIVGSYVGSWLLGKFGIHLGTGWIGAILTGAIGAIIILFLINLIVKKR
- a CDS encoding GNAT family N-acetyltransferase; protein product: MKETIINHLFEFWEYIGAQGNFLNRGDGYTYTNPEKNSWPNKIFGIDPKIVNLEQLHTKMKNGTLPKSLGVAENENIEKRLLQHNFEQQSVVKAMFLETSKNTAPLDDFATIELVDNDQKAKVFARVSSKSFGYQILPETIISLVRHQKKIRLFLGKHNSEYVSCGIIYHDKNGCSGIHMIGTLPEYRGMGLGKIMTNKLLFEAYRNLSDIVVLVASKSGERIYSKIGFITDGTLKSYTVNN
- a CDS encoding Crp/Fnr family transcriptional regulator, which encodes MDPIDKLIQHFRESIVLTDHDVHCISECFHVVTLKKKEVLLYTGEVSLHMRFIVEGALRSYYMDEEAREHIIQFGIEGWWVNDLYSYLTRTPAKQFIQALEHSVVLQIHRDGLNQLYDQVPAIERFFRLKFEKAYVALQDRTLNTLSKTAEERYFEFRSKYRDIEQRVPQYMIASYLGMTPEFLSTLRKKTTL
- a CDS encoding GNAT family acetyltransferase, which translates into the protein MARTRIGTRADITGILSLQEKNLFSNLTEKERETGFVTTPFTTNQIREIIKQNGIFIAENDDNGIVAYAFAGNWKYFEQWEIFNVMISRFPKLSFEGHPISTENSFQYGPVCIDRGYRGKGLLNLIFEEMRLEFVKKYPISMTFINKVNIISEKAHTKKLGWKIIDEFEFNNNSYIGLAFDMKKSVL